The segment CGCGAGGCCTGCGCCAATGCCGTGCGGCAACTGACCGGCAACGGCTGGGAGGTGTTCTGCCAGCCGTCCGGCGGCAACTTCCTGTGGGCGCGCCCGCCCGGCATCGAGGATTCGCGCGAACTGGTGACGCTGGGCGAGGAATACGGCGTGACGCTGGCCCCAGGCAACTACTTCCGCCCGGGCGGCGAGACCTCGGCATGGATCCGGATCAACGCCGCCTATGCCAACGAGCCGCGCGCGGTGGCCTTCATGAAGGCCGCGGCCGGGCGCGGCGGCTGAAGGCGCTCAGCCGCCGTGGTTATGCAGCACGGCATTACGCCGCGCGTAGCCGAAGTAGATCACCAGCCCCACCGACAGCCACACGAGGAAGGCAATCCAGGTCAGCGCCTGCAGATGCGCCATCAGGAACAGGCAGAAGCCGATCGACAGCAGCGGTACCACCGGCACGCCCGGGCAGCGGAATGCGCGCGGCAGTTCCGGGCGCGTCTTGCGCAGCACCAGCACCGCCACCGAGATCAGCGTGAAGGCCGCCAGCGTACCGATATTGATCAGCTCGGCCAGCACGTTCAGCGGCACGAAGGCGGCAATCGCGGCAAACACGATGCCGACGATCCAGGTGGCGAAATACGGCGTGGCATGCACCGGGTGCACGGATGACAGCCGCTCTGGCAGCAGGCCGTCGCGCGACATCGCAAAGATCACGCGGGTCTGGCCGTAGGTCATCACCAAGATCACCGTGGTCATGCCCAGGATCGCGCCCAGGTCGACAAAGCCCGCCACCCAGTTCTGGCCCGCGAACTGCAGCGCCAGTGAGACCGGGTGGTCCACGCCGGCAAACTTCGCGAACGGCACGATGCCGGTCATGATGGCGGCCACCACCACATACAGCACCGTGCACACCGCCAGCGAACCGATGATGCCGATCGGCAGGTCGCGGCGCGGGTTGCGCACCTCTTCCGCGGCAGAGGTCACCGCGTCGAAGCCGATAAAGGCAAAGAACACCAGCGCCGCCGCATTGAAGATGCCGGCAAAGCCGAATGGCGCGAACGGCTGCCAGTTGGCCGGCTGCACATGCCACACGCCCACCGCGATAAACAGCAGCACCACGCCGATCTTGACCGCCACCATCAGGTTGTTGATGCGCGTGGATTCGCGCACGCCGTACGACACTACCCAGGTGATGGCCAGCATGATCAGGCACGCCGGCAGGTTCAGCATGGACTTCACCCCCGGCACCGAGCCTGGCGCCGCGGTCAGCGCCGCCGGCAGTTTCAGCCCGAAGCCCGCCATCAGCGACTGGAAGTAGCCCGACCACCCCACCGACACGGCGGACGTGGCCAGCCCGTATTCCAGCAGCAGGTCCCAGCCGATCATCCACGCGACGATCTCGCCCAGCGTGGCATAGCTGTAGGTATAGATCGATCCCGACACCGGGATCGCCGAGGCAAACTCCGCGTAGCACAGCGCGGCAAAGCCGCACGCCAGCGCCGCGATCACGAACGACACCGTCAGCGCCGGCCCCGCGGTCAGCGCGCCGGTGCCGGTCAGCACGAAAATGCCGGTGCCGATGATGGCGCCGATGCCCATCATCACCAGGTCGGTTGGACCCAGCACCTTCTTCAGGCCGTCATCGCGCGCGACGGCCAGCATCGCGTCGATGTCCTTGGTGCGGAACAAGCTCATTCAGACTCCATGCAACTGTGGCCGGGCACGCGGCGGCAAGCCGCGCGGGCCCGGAAAAAGGGCGGTAGTTTACGCCCGCCGCGGCGCGAAGGCGTCACATTGCGCGCCCGCGCGCGGCAGGCACGTCATCGAATGATAGAAAAGGCCAGGCTGGCCGGCACTGACCGCAGGCAAAGTCAGCCGCCGCAGCCGGGCGCCGACAGGATGCCGTCCACGCGCGCCAGGGCGGCGGCAAGCGGATCGAGCGCCAGCAGTGCAGCGCCGGCAAGGGCCAGTGCCGCCAGCGCTGCAATCCTCGCGCGCAGCGGCCACGGCCCCGCCAGGGCCGCCAGCCCCAGCGGGGCGAGAGCCGCGCAGGCAAGAAGGAGCCGCGGCAGCATCGGCACTTCAGCGGCTGGCAGCCTCGGGAACCGCGGCGTGTGCCGGGCCCTTGGCAAGTGCCGGCAACGGCCCCGCGCGGCGCAGGCCAAGCCACGAGCACGCGGCGGAGCACAGCGTCACCGCCACCAGCGCCGTGATGCTGTGCTGGTAGCTGCGCGTGGCATCGAACGACCACGCCCCCAGCTGCACCGTCAGGAAGGCGCCCAGCTGGTGCCCGAGGAACAGCAGGCCAAACACCTTGCCCTTGATCCGGCTGCCGTAGCGCTCGAAGCAGAACATCGAGGTCAGGATCACCGTGCCCAGATAGCTGGCGCCAAAGCCGACCGCAAACGGCAGCACGCCCAGGCCCGGCACCAGCAGCAACAGCATCGATGCCGAGCGCAGCGCGTAGAACGCGGCCAGCAGCCGGTGCTTGTCCCAGCGCAGCGCCAGCGCGCCGGAGACCAGGCCGCTGGCCAGCTCCAGCGCGCCGAGCGTGCTCATCGCATAGCCCATCGCCAGCCGCGGCACGCCCTGCCCCTGCCAGTACGCGATCAGGTGCACGTCGATAAAGGCCATGGTGGCGCCGCAGCCGAAGAAGCCGGCCGCCAGCGCATAGAACACCGGGTCACGCCGCACCACCGTCCATGCCGGCACATCGGCCCCGGCCGTGCATGGCGCCGGTGCGGACGCCGGCTCCCAGCGCGAAGTCAGCCACAAGGCGCCGGCCACCGGCAACGCAAACACCGCACCGGCCACGCCGAACGCCGTGATCCAGCCCGCCTGCGGCTGCAGCCAGATCCACAGCGGCGACAGCACGATAAAGCCGATCGCGGTGCCGTTGGTAACCACCGCATAGGCCAGCCCCTTCTTGCGCTCCTCGAACAGCCGGTCCACCAGGATGCCCATCGGCACAAAGGTCATGGCCGCCAGCCCGAACGCACCGGCGAGGCCGAACATCAGCACGAAGAACGTCAGCGATCCCGGCCACAGCGCCGCGCCACCCAGCGCAATGCCTGCCGCCAGCGCCCCAGCGGCCGCGGTGCGCAGCGGGCCGACGCGATCGCTGAGCGCGCCGACCACCGGCGACATCAGCCCGGTGGCGAGCATAAAGACACTGCCGGACCAGGCAAACTGCGCACGGCCCTGCCCGAAGTGCGTGGCGAGGTCGACGAAGTACACCTGGTAGAGGCCCTTGACCGCGGTCGAGACAAACATCGCGGCGAAGCCGATGGCGACCAGGGCAAGGGTGATGGCGGGGATGCGTGTGCGGGGCATGTCGATCTCTCAGTCGTGCGAGGCCTGGTGCCATGCTAAGCCAGCCCGCCCTCCGGCCATGGCAACCACCCGGCCCAGAAAAGCAACTTTTCGGCCATCCCTGTTGTGTTGTGCTGGATTCGCGCGAGAATGGCGGCATCGTACCGCTCGCTCTTCCCTTGCCGCGATGACTACCGCTTATCTCCTGGTGCTTCCCAACGTCCACATGCTCGACCTTGGCGGTCCGCTGCAGATCCTGGCCAGCGTATCGGAACTGGGTATTGGGCCACTCAAGGTGCGCTGCGTCGGGCCACATTCGAGCGTCCCTTCGTTCCAGGGGCCGGCACTGAGCCAGGTCGAACGCCTGCCTGCACGACTCGCCTCCGGCGATGTGGTGCTGGCCATCGGCAGCAAACTTCTGGACACACTGACCCGTTCGCCGGCATGGCACGATAGCGTGAATTGGCTGAAAAGGTCTTTCGCCGACGGCAGGAACGCCGACGTACAGGTTGCCGCGGTCTGCACCGGTGCCTTCCTGCTCGGCGCCGCCGGCCTGCTCGACGGCCGCCTGTGCACCACCCACCACGCCCATACCCGCCGCCTGCGCACGCGGCACCCCGCCGCCTCGGTCATCGAGAACCGGGTCTTCGTTCGCGATGGCAATGTGTGGACGTCAGCCGGCGTGGCTTCGGGCATCGATCTGGCGCTGCGTCTGGTGGCCGATGCCTATGGCGACGAAGCCGCCATCGCCGTGGCGCGCGACAACGTGGTGCCCTTCCGCCGCTTCGGCGGCGATCCGCAGCTCGCCCCGCAGCTGCGCGCGCGCTCGCACGGCAACCCGCTGGTGCATGCGGTACAGGACGCGATCTCGCGGGAACTCGACACCAATGTTGCCGACCCGCGCTTTGCCGACCGCTTTGCCATCAGCGTGCGGCACCTGTCCCGCGTGTTCCACGAAGAAACCGGCCTCACGCCCAAGCAGTACCAGCTCACGCTACGCATGGCGCGCGCGCGCAAGCTGCTGGCGTCGTCATCGTTGCCGGTGGAAGAGATTGCGCTGAAAAGCGGCTTCGCCAGCGTGCAGGCCTTCCGCGCGTGCTGGAACAAGGCAGAGCCGGCCACGCCGAAGGCCTACCGGCAAGCCCGCGCCGGCAGCGCGGAATGACCGCGCTCAGGTGTGCATCAGGATATTGACCAGCCGGCCCAACGGATCGCGCACGTAGAAGCGGCGCACACCCCATGGCTCGTCGGCGGGACCGTACTCGATGGCGAAGCCGCCGGCCAGCATGCGGCAATGCGCCTC is part of the Cupriavidus necator genome and harbors:
- a CDS encoding MFS transporter, translating into MPRTRIPAITLALVAIGFAAMFVSTAVKGLYQVYFVDLATHFGQGRAQFAWSGSVFMLATGLMSPVVGALSDRVGPLRTAAAGALAAGIALGGAALWPGSLTFFVLMFGLAGAFGLAAMTFVPMGILVDRLFEERKKGLAYAVVTNGTAIGFIVLSPLWIWLQPQAGWITAFGVAGAVFALPVAGALWLTSRWEPASAPAPCTAGADVPAWTVVRRDPVFYALAAGFFGCGATMAFIDVHLIAYWQGQGVPRLAMGYAMSTLGALELASGLVSGALALRWDKHRLLAAFYALRSASMLLLLVPGLGVLPFAVGFGASYLGTVILTSMFCFERYGSRIKGKVFGLLFLGHQLGAFLTVQLGAWSFDATRSYQHSITALVAVTLCSAACSWLGLRRAGPLPALAKGPAHAAVPEAASR
- a CDS encoding GlxA family transcriptional regulator, whose product is MTTAYLLVLPNVHMLDLGGPLQILASVSELGIGPLKVRCVGPHSSVPSFQGPALSQVERLPARLASGDVVLAIGSKLLDTLTRSPAWHDSVNWLKRSFADGRNADVQVAAVCTGAFLLGAAGLLDGRLCTTHHAHTRRLRTRHPAASVIENRVFVRDGNVWTSAGVASGIDLALRLVADAYGDEAAIAVARDNVVPFRRFGGDPQLAPQLRARSHGNPLVHAVQDAISRELDTNVADPRFADRFAISVRHLSRVFHEETGLTPKQYQLTLRMARARKLLASSSLPVEEIALKSGFASVQAFRACWNKAEPATPKAYRQARAGSAE
- a CDS encoding amino acid permease; translated protein: MSLFRTKDIDAMLAVARDDGLKKVLGPTDLVMMGIGAIIGTGIFVLTGTGALTAGPALTVSFVIAALACGFAALCYAEFASAIPVSGSIYTYSYATLGEIVAWMIGWDLLLEYGLATSAVSVGWSGYFQSLMAGFGLKLPAALTAAPGSVPGVKSMLNLPACLIMLAITWVVSYGVRESTRINNLMVAVKIGVVLLFIAVGVWHVQPANWQPFAPFGFAGIFNAAALVFFAFIGFDAVTSAAEEVRNPRRDLPIGIIGSLAVCTVLYVVVAAIMTGIVPFAKFAGVDHPVSLALQFAGQNWVAGFVDLGAILGMTTVILVMTYGQTRVIFAMSRDGLLPERLSSVHPVHATPYFATWIVGIVFAAIAAFVPLNVLAELINIGTLAAFTLISVAVLVLRKTRPELPRAFRCPGVPVVPLLSIGFCLFLMAHLQALTWIAFLVWLSVGLVIYFGYARRNAVLHNHGG